The Alternaria dauci strain A2016 chromosome 1, whole genome shotgun sequence genome window below encodes:
- a CDS encoding 40S ribosomal protein uS13, with translation MSLVSGEKSNFQYIIRLLNTNVDGKQKVMYALTKITGVGRRYSNLVCKKADVDLTKRAGDLTSEELERLVTIIQNPLQYKIPSWFLNRQRDIVDGKNSQVLANGVASKLRDDLERLKKIRAHRGLRHYWGLRVRGQHSKTTGRRGRTVGVSKKKG, from the exons ATGT CGCTCGTCTCCGGAGAGAAGTCCAA CTTCCAGTACATCATCCGTTTGTTGAACACAAACGTCGATGGAAAGCAGAAGGTCATGTACGCCTTGACCAAGATCACTGGTGTCGGTCGCCGCTACTCCAACTTGGTCTGCAAGAAGGCCGATGTCGACCTCACCAAGCGCGCTGGTGACCTCACCTCCGAAGAGCTTGAGCGCCTCGTTACCATCATCCAGAACCCTCTCCAGT ACAAGATTCCTTCCTGGTTCCTCAACAGGCAGCGCGATATCGTCGATGGCAAGAACAGCCAGGTCCTCGCCAACGGTGTCGCCTCCAAGCTCCGTGACGATCTCGAGCGCTTGAAGAAGATCCGCGCTCACCGTGGTCTCCGTCACTACTGGGGCCTCCGTGTCCGCGGTCAGCACTCAAAGACCACCGGTCGCCGCGGCCGAACCGTCGGTGTctccaagaagaagggtTAA